The following proteins are encoded in a genomic region of Mycoplasma sp. NEAQ87857:
- the pepF gene encoding oligoendopeptidase F — translation MAKQYAKYSDVPAKYRWDLEDILKNKTLDQLVAEYKAIKEQRIANKDSKYQDIESYIADIKLQEQETMLSYKISNYLSNKLNTNLIDTEFRTKEQEIDFLSQQLSEQFGSETNRFFANIEKMKQWKDDPRLKDYKRDIEDLILEYEHKLDDSVEEFIVKSSFFEPDPHAIFSIITNSELDYGTVVSSKGKKIKLNPANRSELLKSDDKQIRKGAYTNYWNAYYKHKDSLASTLHQHFKAIVGSAKMRKYNSAVEMLTKSDRMTDELLMNLFTQVKTHSKKLKKYASLTKKFYKAKFNSKMEKWDTARELVQVKSTYTVEEAQEIVKKALEPFGTEYMSQINLAFSENWIDYMNVKNKRSGAYSIGGTFGIDKKYILMNFDEELRSVETLAHELGHSMHSYFSDTRNSLNNSQYPIFLAEIASIFNELMLFDYLLKTSDNDKLKFKILDSMISGFIGTVLRQVEWANYEYLLYDGIAKGNIAPDYQTISKLYYQNSLDYSLSNKTKKYKDKDNIASVYVPHYYYGFYVYKYAIGQLVALYFFSQYKKEGPSALENYINNFLSAGGSDYPINILKKVGVDLMDDNFYTQGFDYVVELIKDWEKLGKKLFIKK, via the coding sequence ATGGCTAAACAATATGCAAAATATAGTGATGTACCAGCTAAATACCGTTGAGATTTAGAAGATATTTTAAAAAATAAAACTCTAGACCAATTAGTAGCAGAATACAAAGCAATTAAAGAACAAAGAATTGCAAATAAAGATTCTAAATACCAAGATATTGAATCATATATTGCTGATATTAAACTTCAAGAGCAAGAAACAATGTTAAGTTATAAAATTAGCAACTATTTATCAAACAAATTAAACACTAATTTAATTGATACTGAATTTAGAACTAAAGAACAAGAAATAGATTTCTTATCACAACAACTTTCAGAACAATTTGGTTCTGAAACCAATAGATTCTTTGCCAATATTGAAAAAATGAAACAATGAAAAGATGATCCAAGATTAAAAGATTATAAAAGAGATATTGAAGATTTAATTTTAGAATATGAGCATAAATTAGATGATTCAGTTGAAGAATTTATTGTTAAATCATCATTCTTTGAACCTGATCCACATGCTATTTTTAGCATTATTACCAATAGTGAATTAGATTATGGAACTGTAGTTTCATCAAAAGGTAAGAAAATTAAATTAAATCCTGCTAATCGTTCAGAATTATTAAAATCAGATGATAAACAAATTCGTAAAGGTGCTTATACTAATTACTGAAACGCTTATTATAAACACAAAGATTCTTTAGCTTCGACCTTACACCAGCACTTTAAAGCCATTGTAGGTAGTGCTAAAATGCGTAAATATAATTCAGCAGTTGAAATGTTAACTAAAAGTGACAGAATGACTGATGAATTATTAATGAATTTATTCACTCAAGTTAAAACTCATTCTAAGAAACTTAAAAAATATGCTTCATTAACTAAAAAATTCTATAAAGCTAAATTTAATAGCAAAATGGAAAAATGAGATACTGCTAGAGAATTAGTTCAAGTTAAATCAACTTATACTGTTGAAGAAGCTCAAGAAATAGTTAAAAAAGCTTTAGAACCTTTTGGAACAGAATATATGAGTCAAATTAATTTAGCATTTAGTGAAAATTGAATTGATTATATGAATGTTAAAAATAAACGTAGTGGTGCTTATAGTATTGGTGGAACTTTTGGAATTGATAAAAAATATATTTTAATGAACTTCGATGAAGAATTAAGAAGTGTTGAAACTCTAGCTCATGAATTAGGGCATTCAATGCACTCATACTTTTCTGATACACGTAATTCATTAAACAATAGTCAATATCCTATTTTCTTAGCTGAAATTGCTTCTATTTTTAATGAGTTAATGTTATTTGATTATTTATTAAAAACATCAGATAATGATAAATTAAAATTCAAAATTCTTGATAGTATGATTAGCGGATTTATTGGTACGGTTTTACGTCAAGTGGAATGAGCTAATTATGAATATTTATTATACGATGGAATAGCTAAAGGAAATATTGCTCCAGATTATCAAACTATTAGTAAGTTATACTACCAAAACTCATTAGATTATTCATTAAGTAATAAAACTAAAAAATACAAAGATAAAGATAATATTGCTAGTGTTTATGTACCACATTATTACTATGGATTTTATGTTTATAAATATGCTATTGGTCAATTAGTAGCGTTATACTTCTTTAGTCAATATAAAAAAGAAGGACCTAGTGCTTTAGAAAATTACATTAATAATTTCTTAAGTGCAGGAGGGTCAGATTATCCAATTAACATCCTTAAAAAAGTAGGAGTTGATTTAATGGATGATAATTTTTACACTCAAGGATTTGATTATGTAGTTGAATTAATCAAAGATTGAGAAAAACTAGGTAAAAAACTATTTATTAAAAAATAA
- a CDS encoding OppA family ABC transporter substrate-binding lipoprotein: MKIKRILLPLIGTGSLMTLAAAISCSNANSTKKTFDSKKALASKGNLEQQIADVNEKLNTQNQLLNQLTSLINEYKDQLADLKNESNKLINDNLLLNNEIEYIKTFGSKDLTYIIDQYLNLKDVDLEDSDSFTKYFYHFVSSQSADIDSLTKDTSLKNQTQALWDQINKLDWANTQVSQLIASVKDLVEKSKLKIDLSELFPEKENTNAASAKIVTEVKTYIDQQFASEIESLDNKVSSLTTKLTTALTFGNQEQRDSKIEEYSKEFQQNEESRIEKSAQYRDIKAKLVKLENQNNKQIDAAKAEIDKLTAQKIKLEKEYQVVLGDLYINQIENLDEDGITDAEAGTGNYLTKDEVKNLLVNNYKFEQLTPSFAATAKSRYFINDYNSTYSAPVFLYDTSIVSGSKNDPFKDTATADLFQREHKGRSIIKNFITSIDSTKGTYKEEHYVTKPSFWRYKLELADAIIVTVKENDQLKEYTFDQDDAWLVERPKTKEITYYIDGKTKKTEEIKVYSNTSVQRRSSNPRSINSDEFDKKLKDAINVKFRIRKNGFWTNSNGEATKYHIKAKDFAIGYLRTKMYDTDYRDSHGGSKNLDDLIRKIFISPGNNFTPKSKYGNEYLFNLFNVSSDKLASVKDAVEYADGNEYFVAHKKNEKEETDWKAFLENIITSYTVQPAPSEYIEEQNINNNVPLWAQTQLSPAELNNIKDQISSNALGLARQSGVYWYGFDIKSTLFAGKYYGVDYNTDTLSIETRLNTNYWDTKFTSDPQTILKFINKYQNRSQDAAAYAAQSFNLYIAGLSSSVAFGNLSEQNIAKVKLNPEKYGLTQRQSLNKSSLTSKIVWSLTPSKNKDANTFYNDAFAKLFWGTDAQSLRDGTAKNTVIHASSGIANEFRSILTSSLNWQQLAAQINSPREVLPWISGFAPDSRINGDDKDTSLPKDKWTPRGNWDFLNSTFVVDAKTGERIDFGKNSDGKDIGTLLKPQDTNVNGLPAEEEVRTVAFKVLKAKMKQLLDDFYAQNPELQGQKISATLYYRYTNYSDKQVNAYNLAVRSWNALDDRLDFKLKKPDNTKDFLSYYLNSSIPIALVGWGYDYDGIGSGFDGYSWSANLMNILVSIWNDEKYRDYMAKAYPEIKRASDLLKTFTSNPDVNYRFSIDPSKWGELTSAEINDLSDLLGAKKFENGKLVNLDQATMNLPDNEKYQTGGTISSRFWLFYTDQSNKKQIIDLAQEFTNMLGNSLNPTISISQSPFVNVIVNPNYIIPSNLSDYADLTQYRVVNGK; the protein is encoded by the coding sequence ATGAAAATAAAAAGAATATTGCTTCCACTTATAGGAACAGGTTCCTTAATGACTTTAGCAGCAGCCATTAGTTGTTCTAACGCTAATTCAACTAAAAAAACATTTGATTCTAAAAAAGCACTTGCTTCAAAAGGTAATTTAGAACAACAAATAGCTGATGTTAATGAAAAATTAAACACTCAAAATCAACTTTTAAATCAACTAACTTCGTTAATTAACGAATATAAAGATCAGTTAGCTGATTTAAAAAATGAAAGCAATAAATTAATTAATGATAATTTATTGTTAAATAATGAAATTGAATATATTAAAACTTTTGGTTCAAAAGATTTAACTTATATTATTGATCAATATCTTAACTTAAAAGATGTTGATCTTGAAGATAGCGATTCTTTTACTAAATATTTTTATCATTTTGTATCTAGTCAATCAGCAGACATTGATAGTTTAACCAAAGATACTTCTTTAAAAAATCAAACACAAGCTTTATGAGATCAAATTAATAAACTTGATTGAGCTAATACTCAAGTTAGCCAATTAATTGCTAGTGTTAAAGATTTAGTAGAAAAAAGTAAATTAAAAATTGATTTATCAGAGTTATTTCCTGAAAAAGAAAATACTAATGCCGCTTCAGCAAAAATAGTTACTGAAGTTAAAACATACATCGATCAACAATTTGCTAGTGAAATTGAAAGCTTAGATAATAAAGTTTCAAGCTTAACTACTAAATTAACAACTGCATTAACTTTTGGCAATCAAGAACAAAGAGATAGCAAGATTGAAGAATATTCAAAAGAATTTCAACAAAATGAAGAATCTAGAATAGAAAAAAGTGCTCAATATCGTGATATTAAAGCTAAATTAGTTAAATTAGAAAATCAAAACAATAAACAAATTGATGCTGCTAAAGCTGAAATTGATAAATTAACTGCTCAAAAAATTAAATTAGAAAAAGAATACCAAGTTGTACTAGGTGATTTATATATTAATCAAATTGAAAATCTTGATGAAGATGGTATAACAGATGCAGAAGCAGGTACTGGTAATTATTTAACTAAAGACGAAGTTAAAAACTTATTAGTTAATAACTATAAATTTGAACAATTAACTCCTTCATTTGCGGCTACTGCAAAAAGTAGATACTTTATTAATGATTATAATTCAACTTATAGTGCTCCAGTATTCCTTTATGATACTTCTATTGTTAGTGGAAGTAAAAATGATCCATTTAAAGATACTGCAACTGCTGACTTATTCCAAAGAGAACACAAAGGTAGAAGTATTATTAAAAACTTTATCACTAGCATAGATTCAACAAAAGGAACATATAAAGAAGAACATTATGTTACAAAACCTTCATTTTGAAGATATAAACTTGAACTTGCAGATGCTATTATAGTTACTGTGAAAGAAAATGATCAACTTAAAGAATATACATTTGATCAAGATGATGCTTGATTAGTAGAAAGACCTAAAACTAAAGAAATTACTTATTATATAGATGGTAAAACTAAAAAAACTGAAGAAATTAAAGTTTACTCAAATACTTCAGTTCAAAGACGTTCAAGCAACCCTCGTTCTATAAACTCTGACGAGTTTGATAAAAAATTAAAAGATGCAATTAATGTTAAATTTAGAATTAGAAAAAATGGATTTTGAACTAATTCAAATGGAGAAGCTACTAAATACCATATTAAAGCTAAAGACTTTGCTATTGGTTATTTAAGAACCAAAATGTATGACACAGATTATAGAGATAGTCATGGTGGAAGCAAAAATTTAGATGATTTAATAAGAAAAATATTTATTAGTCCAGGTAATAACTTCACTCCAAAAAGTAAATATGGAAACGAGTATTTATTTAACTTATTTAACGTAAGTTCAGATAAATTAGCTTCAGTTAAAGATGCTGTAGAATACGCTGATGGAAATGAATATTTTGTAGCTCATAAAAAGAATGAAAAAGAAGAAACTGATTGAAAAGCTTTCTTAGAAAACATAATTACAAGTTATACAGTTCAACCAGCACCTTCAGAATACATTGAAGAACAAAACATTAACAATAATGTTCCATTATGAGCTCAAACTCAATTAAGCCCTGCAGAATTAAATAATATTAAAGATCAAATTAGTAGTAATGCTCTTGGTTTAGCAAGACAATCAGGAGTTTATTGATATGGTTTTGATATTAAAAGCACTTTATTTGCCGGTAAGTATTATGGAGTAGATTACAACACTGATACTTTATCAATTGAAACTAGATTAAATACTAATTATTGAGATACTAAATTCACTTCTGATCCTCAAACCATTTTAAAATTCATTAATAAATATCAAAACCGTAGTCAAGATGCAGCCGCTTATGCAGCTCAATCATTTAACTTATATATTGCTGGATTATCTTCAAGTGTGGCTTTTGGTAATTTATCAGAACAAAACATTGCAAAAGTTAAATTAAATCCTGAAAAATATGGTTTAACTCAAAGACAATCACTTAATAAATCAAGCTTAACTTCAAAAATTGTTTGAAGTCTTACTCCAAGTAAAAACAAAGACGCTAATACATTCTACAATGATGCATTTGCTAAATTATTCTGAGGAACTGATGCTCAAAGTTTAAGAGATGGAACTGCTAAAAATACAGTTATTCATGCAAGTAGTGGTATTGCTAATGAGTTTAGAAGTATTTTAACTTCAAGTTTAAACTGACAACAACTTGCTGCTCAAATTAATTCTCCAAGAGAAGTATTACCTTGAATTTCGGGTTTTGCTCCTGATTCAAGAATTAATGGAGATGATAAAGATACTTCATTACCAAAAGATAAATGAACCCCAAGAGGCAATTGAGATTTCTTAAACTCAACTTTCGTAGTTGATGCTAAAACTGGAGAAAGAATTGATTTTGGTAAAAATTCTGATGGTAAAGATATTGGTACTTTATTAAAACCTCAAGACACCAATGTTAATGGTCTTCCTGCAGAAGAAGAAGTTAGAACTGTGGCATTTAAAGTTTTAAAAGCTAAAATGAAACAATTATTAGATGATTTCTATGCACAAAATCCTGAGCTTCAAGGTCAAAAAATTTCTGCAACTTTATACTATAGATATACAAACTATAGTGATAAACAAGTTAATGCTTATAATTTAGCAGTTAGATCATGAAACGCTTTAGATGATAGATTAGATTTCAAACTTAAAAAACCTGATAATACCAAAGATTTCTTAAGCTACTACTTAAATTCATCAATCCCAATTGCATTAGTTGGTTGAGGGTATGATTATGATGGTATTGGTTCAGGATTTGATGGATATTCATGATCAGCAAACTTAATGAATATTTTAGTTTCAATTTGAAACGATGAAAAATATAGAGATTATATGGCTAAAGCATATCCTGAAATCAAACGTGCTTCAGACTTATTAAAAACCTTTACTTCTAATCCGGATGTAAATTACAGATTTTCAATTGATCCAAGCAAATGAGGCGAATTAACTTCTGCTGAAATTAATGATTTATCTGATTTATTAGGAGCAAAGAAATTTGAAAATGGAAAATTAGTTAATTTAGATCAAGCTACAATGAACTTACCAGATAATGAAAAATATCAAACTGGAGGTACTATTTCATCTAGATTCTGATTGTTCTATACTGATCAATCTAATAAAAAACAAATTATTGATTTAGCTCAAGAATTTACCAATATGCTTGGTAATTCATTAAACCCAACAATTAGCATTTCACAAAGTCCATTTGTTAATGTTATTGTTAATCCAAATTACATCATACCTTCAAACTTATCAGATTATGCTGATTTAACTCAATACCGTGTAGTAAATGGAAAATAA
- a CDS encoding ABC transporter permease has translation MVAQFSDNPFARKALDLAGAAGADKATDNTAQIKIYFDESVRHHLTPAGLNFEEVKNTWTTLKVNPIIRLGYWFQNLFTNHANPFGEPYDPEILKNTGTSTIPQFFFSYLRFSAIITVPAFIISVIAGITLGIVAGYKRGTMFDAAINLFALFFVALPSFVIAPILISILLSANVPPVFLNPVDPNVLQTSGWGQIITSWLAPIFIIALGSLSGYITYTRNQVITVLTSNYVLIAKSKGLSTKEIFFKYVLRNISIPLAAVLIPSYIGLLTGGIVIETYWRVPGTSYVISQAFPNGEINIIMFNLVFFTSLSVFTTILVDVSFTFLDPRIKYGSKNPYSYLQFYKAHRSREKEFKEYIIGGGNEF, from the coding sequence ATGGTTGCTCAATTCTCAGATAACCCTTTTGCTAGAAAAGCACTTGATCTAGCGGGTGCAGCAGGTGCTGATAAAGCAACTGACAACACTGCTCAAATAAAAATTTACTTTGATGAATCAGTTAGGCATCATTTAACACCTGCTGGTTTAAACTTTGAAGAAGTTAAAAACACATGAACCACTTTAAAAGTTAATCCAATCATTCGTTTAGGATACTGATTCCAAAATTTATTCACCAATCACGCTAATCCTTTTGGTGAACCTTATGATCCTGAAATTCTTAAAAATACCGGAACTTCAACCATTCCACAATTCTTCTTTTCATATTTAAGATTTTCAGCAATCATTACAGTTCCTGCATTTATTATTAGTGTAATTGCGGGAATCACTTTAGGAATTGTTGCTGGATATAAAAGAGGAACTATGTTTGATGCAGCAATCAACTTATTTGCATTATTCTTTGTTGCTTTACCATCATTTGTTATAGCTCCTATTTTGATCTCAATCTTACTTTCAGCTAATGTTCCACCTGTATTTTTAAACCCTGTTGATCCTAATGTTTTACAAACTTCAGGATGAGGACAAATTATTACTTCTTGATTAGCACCTATTTTCATTATTGCATTAGGTTCATTATCAGGTTATATTACATATACTAGAAACCAAGTTATAACAGTTTTAACTTCTAACTATGTTTTAATTGCTAAATCTAAAGGTTTATCAACTAAAGAGATTTTCTTTAAATATGTTTTAAGAAATATTTCTATTCCTTTGGCAGCTGTTTTAATTCCTTCATATATTGGACTACTTACAGGAGGAATTGTTATTGAAACATATTGAAGAGTACCTGGTACTTCATATGTAATTTCTCAAGCTTTCCCTAATGGAGAGATTAATATCATTATGTTTAACTTAGTATTCTTTACTAGTTTAAGCGTCTTTACAACTATTTTAGTGGATGTATCATTCACATTCTTAGATCCAAGAATTAAATATGGATCAAAAAATCCATACAGCTACTTACAATTTTATAAAGCTCACCGTAGCAGAGAAAAAGAATTTAAAGAATATATTATAGGAGGTGGAAATGAATTCTAA
- a CDS encoding ABC transporter permease translates to MNSNEFNKKYNLSLGKVAPALKTFAPKGNENFGNIAGKPKKLVIEIFKRFMSNWVALLFFVLFIILLLTAIIVTSTASYSASKPISDTLKLHLVNDKTEVIGSSSFSRNLPPLYSPWVDSTNFLVGGKNYESLSSDWTTKYDGYIWKNIIAPNGDLSHSVKLVTNENGVVVRYINAYNFYKADSLAIVLAKSFEGQNLDSVSNDKLLASINQALAVNNDFKLHTYLGTSSVGIDVWTQSWVGTWQAIKLALIVAIIQTIIGVSVGVYLGFHVGTLIDTIIMRLIDIFVAPPTLIWLLLFASTFGTSDLTLGIALVFTGWVGAVGGARLFTITVRDSEFITASKSIGASKARLIYKHALPAIIGKIATRFVGSIPSIIVSVSSLAFLGFFKSDDVNLGAILSKAPAEADSNIWILLLPAAILLLISVSLHFTALGVHDALDPKVIRGK, encoded by the coding sequence ATGAATTCTAATGAATTTAACAAAAAATATAATTTATCATTAGGAAAAGTTGCACCTGCTTTAAAAACTTTTGCTCCTAAAGGTAATGAAAACTTTGGTAATATTGCTGGTAAACCTAAAAAATTAGTTATTGAAATCTTTAAAAGATTTATGTCTAACTGAGTAGCTTTATTATTCTTTGTGTTATTCATTATTTTACTTTTAACAGCTATTATTGTAACTTCAACTGCAAGTTATAGTGCTAGCAAACCAATTTCAGATACTTTAAAATTACACTTAGTTAATGACAAAACTGAAGTAATTGGTTCAAGTTCATTTTCAAGAAACCTCCCTCCTCTTTATAGTCCTTGAGTTGATTCAACTAACTTCTTAGTTGGTGGTAAAAATTATGAATCACTTTCATCAGATTGAACCACTAAATATGATGGTTATATTTGAAAAAACATTATTGCTCCAAACGGTGATTTAAGTCACTCTGTTAAACTTGTAACTAATGAAAATGGAGTAGTAGTTAGATATATTAATGCTTATAACTTTTACAAAGCTGATTCATTAGCAATTGTTTTAGCTAAATCATTTGAAGGACAAAATCTTGATAGTGTTTCTAATGATAAATTATTAGCAAGTATTAATCAAGCTTTAGCAGTTAATAATGACTTTAAATTACACACTTATTTAGGTACTTCTAGTGTTGGAATTGATGTTTGAACACAATCATGAGTGGGTACTTGACAAGCAATTAAACTTGCTTTAATTGTTGCTATTATTCAAACTATTATTGGTGTATCAGTTGGAGTATATTTAGGATTCCACGTAGGTACTTTAATTGATACCATCATTATGCGTTTAATTGATATCTTTGTTGCTCCTCCAACATTGATTTGATTATTATTATTCGCTTCAACTTTTGGAACTAGTGATTTAACTTTAGGAATTGCTTTAGTATTCACTGGATGAGTTGGAGCTGTTGGTGGTGCTAGATTATTCACCATTACAGTTAGAGATTCAGAATTTATTACAGCAAGTAAATCAATTGGTGCTTCAAAAGCAAGATTAATTTACAAACATGCTCTTCCTGCAATTATTGGAAAAATTGCCACTAGATTCGTTGGTTCAATTCCATCAATCATTGTTTCTGTATCATCATTAGCATTCTTAGGTTTCTTTAAATCTGATGATGTTAACTTAGGAGCAATCTTATCAAAAGCTCCTGCAGAAGCTGATTCAAACATTTGAATCTTACTTTTACCTGCAGCTATCTTATTATTAATATCAGTATCACTTCACTTTACAGCTTTAGGAGTTCATGATGCTCTTGATCCTAAAGTAATCCGTGGAAAATAG
- a CDS encoding ABC transporter ATP-binding protein → MEQTNEKLLDVKNLKVSFKIKRNKFITIVRGIDLDINRGQIVGLVGESGSGKSVTSKSLLYINDNAFITADVASIDGIDLTLSNKNKFWEKIRGHKIGYIPQDPLTSLNPTRKIGKQLLDALNKNEDWKKRPTYIKRKYLVQLLEKFGIRNANAVFDMYPHTLSGGMKQRIVITMVVALKPSLIIGDEPTTALDPTVQASVLALFEQIRKELNISIILISHNISVVAKFCDYIYVMYAGKIVEKGTKEEIFTVPAHPYTWALISAIPENKEDRLYSIKGTPPDMTNLPLGDAFAPRNDYALEIDFLKEPPLFQITDTHYAATWLLHPEAPKVSLPKELQERLNSFKEVFNEK, encoded by the coding sequence ATGGAACAAACAAATGAAAAATTATTAGATGTTAAAAATCTAAAAGTTAGTTTTAAAATTAAAAGAAATAAGTTCATCACTATTGTTCGTGGTATTGATTTAGATATAAATAGAGGTCAAATTGTTGGACTTGTTGGAGAAAGTGGTAGTGGTAAATCAGTTACTTCTAAATCTTTACTTTACATTAATGACAATGCCTTTATTACTGCTGATGTTGCAAGTATTGATGGAATAGATTTAACTTTAAGTAATAAAAATAAATTCTGAGAAAAAATTAGAGGTCATAAAATTGGATATATTCCTCAAGATCCATTAACCTCATTAAATCCAACTAGAAAAATTGGAAAACAATTATTAGACGCTTTAAATAAAAATGAAGATTGAAAAAAGCGTCCAACTTATATCAAACGTAAATACTTAGTTCAATTATTAGAAAAATTTGGAATCAGAAATGCTAATGCGGTTTTTGATATGTATCCTCATACACTTAGTGGTGGAATGAAACAAAGAATCGTTATTACTATGGTTGTTGCTTTAAAACCAAGTTTAATTATTGGTGATGAACCTACTACTGCTTTAGATCCTACAGTTCAAGCATCAGTTTTAGCTTTATTTGAACAAATTAGAAAAGAACTAAATATTTCAATTATTTTAATTAGCCACAACATTTCTGTTGTTGCTAAATTCTGTGATTATATTTATGTAATGTATGCTGGTAAAATTGTTGAAAAAGGTACTAAAGAAGAAATCTTTACCGTTCCTGCTCACCCATATACTTGAGCTTTAATTTCTGCTATTCCAGAAAATAAAGAAGATCGTTTATATTCAATTAAAGGAACACCTCCTGATATGACTAATTTACCTTTAGGTGATGCTTTTGCCCCTAGAAATGATTATGCTTTAGAAATTGACTTTTTAAAAGAACCACCATTATTCCAAATCACAGATACTCATTATGCAGCTACTTGATTACTTCATCCTGAAGCTCCAAAAGTTAGCTTACCAAAAGAATTACAAGAAAGATTAAACAGTTTTAAAGAGGTATTTAATGAAAAATAA